In Pseudonocardia sp. C8, one genomic interval encodes:
- a CDS encoding acyltransferase: MSISAPTRPAADPTVRAPSAAGEVRALTGLRIVAAVWVVVFHFHFTALPGVAEVADRLGPLITQGALGVDLFFVLSGFVIAWTHLDRLGPRLRVRDSGRFLWARAARMWPAYAVVLHLFGVWLVARAVLGPDGRIAYQAVQPSLDAGTWLQQLLLVHMWDEPYLDGASWVGPTWSISAEWLAYLLFPLLAVAFHRLRNLPFAALAAGSLLCVAPVAAAFVVVGSPYYPYSWLVRILGGFSAGVLAMLAVRRLRGTAGWVPATRAAEPRVAGRPVAAAASWTATFTAVAIPVLLVPGSGYGAAAAVLLFPVLVGALALADRGPVHHLLTRAAVVHGGRISYALYLVHIPMFEILWFLGDRGLVPDGGVTGHLIALAVLAGTLPAAHLLYALVECPARRWMRARPVAGAAVRTAVDRSVDSAPVATDDARCDPVTAVLPRIGSVTSSPSSPSFAPAASFAPAGSFARATSGASFASSGTGPATAAGQRSSGPGTGPQPTAPVAEPQPTAPVAEPEPTTPASEPAPDEPVVVPAPAVPIRDPRRREEPAVAPAASGPGDRFAAARSAGTRAPGSGVATDLAAVARRRDLAVADAERAERLHALRNAVRPVADGAGHVVPAPRAIRSASALPGTRSGVENCGRGGRHRDAHASAATPIVAASGVAGRRRRKRPAHGA, from the coding sequence GTGAGCATCAGCGCCCCTACGCGTCCCGCGGCCGATCCCACCGTCCGGGCCCCGTCCGCCGCCGGTGAGGTGCGGGCGCTCACCGGACTGCGGATCGTCGCCGCGGTGTGGGTGGTGGTGTTCCACTTCCACTTCACCGCCCTGCCCGGGGTCGCCGAGGTGGCCGACCGGCTCGGCCCGCTGATCACTCAGGGTGCACTCGGCGTGGACCTGTTCTTCGTGCTGAGCGGGTTCGTGATCGCCTGGACCCACCTGGACCGGCTCGGCCCGCGGCTGCGGGTGCGCGACTCGGGCCGGTTCCTGTGGGCGCGCGCGGCGCGGATGTGGCCCGCCTACGCGGTCGTGCTCCACCTCTTCGGGGTGTGGTTGGTGGCGCGCGCCGTGCTCGGCCCGGACGGCCGGATCGCCTACCAGGCGGTGCAGCCGTCGCTGGACGCCGGCACGTGGCTGCAGCAGCTTCTCCTGGTCCACATGTGGGACGAGCCGTACCTGGACGGCGCGTCCTGGGTCGGCCCGACCTGGTCGATCAGCGCGGAGTGGCTGGCGTACCTGCTCTTCCCCCTGCTCGCCGTGGCCTTCCACCGGCTGCGGAACCTGCCGTTCGCGGCCCTGGCGGCCGGGTCGCTGCTGTGCGTGGCCCCGGTGGCGGCGGCGTTCGTGGTCGTCGGGTCGCCGTACTACCCGTACAGCTGGCTGGTGCGGATCCTCGGCGGGTTCTCCGCGGGGGTGCTGGCGATGCTGGCCGTACGGCGGCTGCGCGGCACGGCCGGCTGGGTGCCCGCCACGCGGGCTGCCGAACCGCGGGTCGCGGGCCGGCCGGTCGCCGCGGCGGCGTCGTGGACGGCCACGTTCACCGCCGTCGCGATCCCGGTCCTGCTGGTCCCCGGTTCCGGGTACGGCGCCGCTGCGGCCGTGCTGCTGTTCCCGGTGCTGGTCGGCGCGCTGGCGCTCGCCGACCGGGGGCCGGTGCACCACCTGCTCACCCGCGCCGCCGTCGTGCACGGCGGGCGGATCTCGTACGCGCTCTACCTCGTGCACATCCCGATGTTCGAGATCCTCTGGTTCCTGGGGGATCGGGGGCTCGTCCCGGACGGGGGCGTGACCGGGCACCTGATCGCGCTGGCCGTTCTCGCGGGGACGCTGCCGGCGGCGCACCTGCTGTACGCGCTGGTCGAGTGCCCGGCCCGGCGGTGGATGCGGGCGCGGCCGGTCGCAGGCGCCGCGGTGCGCACGGCTGTGGACAGGTCTGTGGACAGCGCGCCGGTCGCCACCGACGACGCGCGGTGCGACCCGGTGACGGCGGTGCTGCCGAGGATCGGGTCCGTCACGTCGTCCCCGTCCTCGCCGTCGTTCGCACCGGCCGCGTCGTTCGCGCCGGCCGGGTCGTTCGCACGGGCGACGTCGGGTGCATCGTTCGCGTCGTCCGGCACCGGTCCGGCGACGGCGGCCGGACAGCGGTCGAGCGGGCCGGGGACCGGGCCGCAGCCCACGGCGCCCGTGGCCGAGCCGCAGCCCACGGCGCCCGTGGCCGAGCCGGAGCCGACGACGCCGGCGTCCGAACCGGCGCCGGACGAGCCCGTCGTCGTCCCCGCGCCGGCCGTGCCGATCCGGGATCCGCGGCGCCGGGAGGAGCCGGCGGTGGCCCCGGCCGCGTCCGGGCCCGGGGACCGGTTCGCGGCGGCCCGCTCCGCCGGTACCCGGGCGCCGGGCAGCGGGGTGGCCACCGACCTCGCCGCCGTTGCCCGGAGGCGTGACCTGGCCGTCGCCGACGCGGAGCGGGCCGAGCGGCTGCACGCGCTCCGGAACGCGGTGCGCCCGGTCGCCGACGGCGCCGGCCACGTCGTGCCGGCCCCGCGTGCGATCCGCTCCGCGTCCGCGCTTCCCGGGACCCGCAGCGGTGTCGAGAACTGCGGTCGTGGTGGCCGGCACCGCGACGCGCACGCCAGCGCCGCGACACCGATCGTCGCGGCGTCGGGTGTGGCGGGGCGGCGTCGCCGGAAGCGTCCGGCGCACGGGGCCTGA
- a CDS encoding arabinosyltransferase domain-containing protein, whose translation MLTADTEPDHRAGTRSGDRGSRPADRLLAAGLGLVSALLALAIPFLPVVQNTATVTWPNAETGTSPVNAPLVAYRPESFSATISCDAVRSLDARTPGTATVLSTTPDAAPTGDEVGMRLTVTDGTLALDDRGLRVATTALPPPGAPCTFGFESDSGSTTSTLAGETVHETTRDDRPQVAGIYSDLDAGLDPMGGTTVRFDTDNRYDGDASALKVVAGTVAVLALLGSLFFLRRIDDLDARRVVHGRRLAVGLRGRDTARDAVVVAVLVVWALIGSMTPDDGYILDISRGNDSSGYIGNYHRWFGVPEAPFGWFYQLYSLWSGISDAVLWLRVPALVMGIVSWFLISRALLPRLGTRVRRSRSAGWAAAGVFLCFWLPFNNGLRPETVVMIAALVSFVMLERALATRRLLPVAGALVAGAFAVAATPTGLIALAPFLAAARPLLTLLTERIRRSGPLTTLAPLAAAGLIVLTAVFGDQTWATIAEATRVRTAIGPSLSWYEELSRYELLFSETRDGSVQRRFPVLLLWLCTAVSTVVLLRRGRIPGAALGFSRRLLASTAVSFAVLALTPTKWTHHFGAFAALGAGVAALAALATSTGVLRSRRNQAVFLAAVLAVTGLAFTGPNTWWYVSDWGVPWFDKPVSVSGIRATSLLLAAAFVSLIVAAVEHLRSKSGVPRPVRQTVGRRRGRIGQAQAVRLGSAPLAVICACMVLFQVASLAKGMEKQAGSYSLGADVLTDPTGSECGLAGRILVETDPAANVLPPAPRTGGAGAEPPVAEGFVPDGLPPSGPGSLRDTGGDGARRAGITGTGPLGGPVVGSWSSDPNTVGDYRSGWYALPDAARDGAAPLVLGIAGIVGGGNSLTLEFARDGQVVDSVEPSGSAGTVTTTSDHAGGAAGGMGWRDVRLHLAGREAANADSVRVVVSDRGLGPNSWIAVAQPRVPQLTALTEVVAGRPGYLDWATSFVHPCLRRFDVHRGIAEVPAFRMLADIQQRTVADEWGRASNGGPQGWLTQVGAQRYVPTYLPGAWDFDWGQIRLIDPYEPRAVPAPVEHGERTMWGWQQVGEAGSPPPNPAPLPG comes from the coding sequence GTGCTGACCGCCGACACGGAGCCCGACCATCGGGCCGGGACCCGGTCCGGCGACCGCGGTTCCCGCCCTGCCGACCGCCTGCTGGCCGCGGGGCTCGGTCTGGTCTCCGCGTTGCTGGCGCTGGCGATCCCGTTCCTCCCGGTCGTGCAGAACACCGCGACCGTGACCTGGCCGAACGCGGAGACCGGGACGTCCCCGGTCAACGCGCCGCTCGTGGCGTACCGCCCGGAGTCCTTCTCGGCGACGATCTCCTGCGACGCCGTCCGCAGCCTCGACGCCCGCACCCCCGGCACGGCCACGGTGCTGTCCACGACACCGGACGCGGCACCGACCGGTGACGAGGTCGGGATGCGCCTGACCGTCACCGACGGCACGCTGGCCCTCGACGACCGCGGCCTGCGCGTCGCCACGACCGCGCTCCCGCCGCCGGGGGCACCGTGCACGTTCGGCTTCGAGTCGGACAGCGGATCGACGACGTCCACGCTGGCCGGCGAGACCGTCCACGAGACCACCCGCGACGACCGGCCGCAGGTCGCGGGCATCTACTCCGATCTCGACGCCGGCCTCGACCCGATGGGCGGGACCACCGTCCGGTTCGACACCGACAACCGCTACGACGGTGATGCGTCCGCGCTGAAGGTGGTCGCCGGCACGGTCGCGGTGCTCGCGCTGCTGGGGTCGCTGTTCTTCCTGCGCCGGATCGACGACCTCGACGCCCGCCGGGTCGTCCACGGGCGACGGCTGGCGGTCGGGCTGCGCGGCCGGGACACCGCACGCGACGCCGTCGTCGTCGCCGTCCTGGTCGTGTGGGCGCTCATCGGCTCGATGACCCCCGACGACGGCTACATCCTCGACATCTCGCGCGGCAACGACTCGAGCGGCTACATCGGCAACTACCACCGCTGGTTCGGCGTGCCCGAGGCACCGTTCGGCTGGTTCTACCAGCTGTACTCGCTGTGGAGCGGGATCTCGGACGCCGTGCTGTGGCTGCGGGTCCCGGCCCTGGTGATGGGCATCGTCTCCTGGTTCCTGATCAGCCGGGCGCTGCTGCCGCGGCTGGGCACCCGGGTCCGGCGCAGCCGGTCCGCGGGCTGGGCGGCTGCCGGGGTGTTCCTGTGCTTCTGGCTGCCGTTCAACAACGGGCTGCGCCCGGAGACGGTCGTGATGATCGCCGCGCTGGTGTCGTTCGTGATGCTGGAGCGGGCACTCGCCACCCGACGGCTGCTGCCGGTCGCGGGCGCGCTGGTGGCCGGGGCGTTCGCCGTCGCCGCGACGCCGACCGGCCTCATCGCCCTCGCCCCGTTCCTCGCGGCCGCGCGGCCACTGCTGACCCTGCTGACCGAGCGGATCCGCCGTTCCGGTCCGCTGACGACCCTCGCCCCGCTGGCGGCCGCCGGCCTGATCGTGCTCACCGCCGTGTTCGGCGACCAGACCTGGGCGACGATCGCCGAGGCGACCCGGGTCCGGACGGCCATCGGGCCGAGCCTGTCCTGGTACGAGGAACTCTCCCGCTACGAGCTGCTGTTCAGCGAGACCCGGGACGGGTCGGTGCAGCGCCGCTTCCCGGTGCTGCTGCTGTGGCTGTGCACGGCCGTGTCGACGGTCGTGCTGCTGCGCCGGGGCCGCATCCCGGGTGCGGCGCTGGGCTTCTCCCGCCGGCTGCTCGCCAGCACGGCGGTGTCGTTCGCGGTCCTCGCGCTCACCCCGACGAAGTGGACCCACCACTTCGGGGCGTTCGCAGCGCTCGGGGCCGGCGTCGCGGCGCTGGCCGCGCTGGCCACCAGCACGGGGGTGCTCCGGTCGCGGCGCAACCAGGCGGTGTTCCTCGCCGCCGTGCTCGCCGTGACGGGTCTGGCGTTCACCGGCCCGAACACCTGGTGGTACGTCTCCGACTGGGGCGTGCCCTGGTTCGACAAGCCGGTCTCGGTCAGCGGCATCCGGGCGACCTCGCTGCTGCTGGCGGCCGCGTTCGTCTCGCTGATCGTCGCGGCGGTCGAGCACCTGCGGTCGAAGTCGGGTGTGCCGCGACCGGTCCGCCAGACCGTCGGCCGGCGGCGGGGCCGGATCGGCCAGGCCCAGGCCGTCCGGCTGGGGTCGGCCCCGCTCGCGGTGATCTGCGCCTGCATGGTGCTGTTCCAGGTCGCGTCGCTCGCCAAGGGCATGGAGAAGCAGGCGGGCTCGTACTCGCTCGGCGCGGACGTCCTGACCGACCCCACCGGCTCCGAGTGCGGCCTGGCCGGGCGGATCCTGGTGGAGACCGACCCCGCGGCGAACGTGCTGCCGCCCGCGCCGCGCACCGGTGGTGCCGGCGCGGAGCCGCCGGTCGCCGAGGGCTTCGTCCCCGACGGCCTGCCGCCGTCCGGACCGGGGTCGTTGCGGGACACCGGCGGTGACGGTGCCCGGCGGGCCGGGATCACCGGGACCGGCCCCCTCGGCGGGCCGGTCGTCGGCAGCTGGTCGTCGGACCCGAACACCGTCGGCGACTACCGGTCCGGCTGGTACGCGCTCCCCGACGCCGCCCGGGACGGCGCCGCACCGCTGGTGCTCGGGATCGCCGGCATCGTCGGCGGCGGGAACTCGCTGACCCTGGAGTTCGCCCGCGACGGGCAGGTCGTCGACTCGGTCGAGCCGTCCGGCAGCGCCGGAACGGTGACGACGACCTCCGACCACGCCGGCGGCGCCGCGGGTGGCATGGGCTGGCGGGACGTGCGCCTGCACCTCGCCGGGCGGGAGGCCGCGAACGCCGACTCGGTCCGCGTCGTCGTCTCCGACCGCGGGCTCGGGCCCAACTCGTGGATCGCCGTGGCGCAGCCGCGGGTCCCGCAGCTCACCGCGCTGACCGAGGTCGTGGCGGGACGCCCCGGTTACCTGGACTGGGCGACGTCGTTCGTGCACCCGTGCCTGAGGCGGTTCGACGTGCACCGCGGCATCGCCGAGGTCCCGGCGTTCCGGATGCTTGCCGACATCCAGCAGCGGACGGTCGCCGACGAGTGGGGCCGCGCGTCCAACGGCGGCCCGCAGGGGTGGCTCACCCAGGTCGGCGCCCAGCGCTACGTGCCGACCTACCTGCCGGGCGCGTGGGACTTCGACTGGGGCCAGATCCGGCTGATCGACCCCTACGAGCCGCGGGCGGTGCCGGCCCCGGTCGAGCACGGGGAACGCACGATGTGGGGCTGGCAGCAGGTCGGTGAGGCGGGCAGCCCGCCCCCGAACCCGGCGCCGCTGCCGGGCTGA
- a CDS encoding glycosyltransferase, protein MLDTAGTTRDGAPAPAAPWAGDARPGRLVVQRGPFTGPSALVPEDLYAEVLRGAARRERGRIELAPASLVTTNTYWGRLHATYWQRWTAVDEVRVSLRASGRGRIWLMASDTNKVARAVAVSDVDGDTAVELTGRIDRFVDGGGLWLELGTDTGSMTVSDVEWSVRAAGPARPTTVTICTHNRVEDCLNTLQSLVDDTEARARVALVRVVDQGSDPLESRDRFAAIADAFGTQLVYQRQPNLGGAGGFTRGLYEATAGDPADDHDVLLMDDDVLLDPEIVVRLTGFAACTATPTIVGGQMLNLLHPGHVHITAEYAEPERLRVGRPVPGALEEGFLLGRDDRDLPTVQDRRVDTEYNGWWSCLIPAPIVRAIGYPLPLFFQWDDVEYGYRAREHGYPTVSLPGAGVWHADFGWKDWDEWHRYFNQRNGLITAALRTGFDRRTVTTTIVELLAQYLVAMQYGLAATLLTAVEDFLEGPSVLDDGSAAAAARIRRIRAAYPETAAVPISGAALDPRESVVHLAGPKPSKMVRTWLKRAVLQASGRLPFRSGMVPAGEAHWWHVALFERAVVTDMAETGVRVRTRDREHLRALATRGVRTVRRLYTEGPAAARTWKAAEPRLTARETWTRLYSTP, encoded by the coding sequence ATGCTGGACACCGCCGGTACGACCCGCGACGGCGCCCCCGCACCCGCCGCACCGTGGGCCGGTGACGCACGGCCCGGCCGGCTGGTGGTCCAGCGTGGACCGTTCACCGGGCCGAGCGCGCTGGTGCCGGAGGACCTCTACGCGGAGGTCCTGCGCGGGGCTGCCCGCCGCGAGCGTGGCCGCATCGAGCTGGCTCCGGCCTCCCTGGTCACGACGAACACGTACTGGGGGCGGCTGCACGCCACGTACTGGCAGCGCTGGACCGCGGTCGACGAGGTGCGCGTGTCCCTGCGCGCGAGCGGGCGCGGCCGGATCTGGCTGATGGCGTCGGACACCAACAAGGTGGCCCGCGCGGTCGCGGTGTCCGATGTCGACGGGGACACCGCCGTGGAGCTCACCGGGCGGATCGACCGGTTCGTCGACGGCGGCGGGCTCTGGCTGGAGCTGGGCACGGACACCGGGTCCATGACGGTGTCCGATGTGGAGTGGTCGGTCCGGGCTGCCGGTCCGGCCCGGCCCACGACGGTCACCATCTGCACGCACAACCGGGTCGAGGACTGCCTGAACACGCTGCAGTCCCTGGTGGACGACACCGAGGCCCGTGCCCGGGTCGCGCTGGTCCGGGTGGTCGACCAGGGTAGTGACCCGCTGGAGTCCCGGGACCGGTTCGCGGCGATCGCGGACGCGTTCGGCACGCAGCTCGTCTACCAGCGCCAGCCGAACCTGGGCGGCGCCGGCGGGTTCACCCGCGGCCTCTACGAGGCCACCGCCGGGGACCCGGCCGACGACCACGACGTCCTCCTCATGGACGACGACGTGCTGCTCGACCCGGAGATCGTCGTGCGCCTGACCGGGTTCGCCGCGTGCACGGCGACGCCCACCATCGTCGGCGGGCAGATGCTCAACCTGCTGCACCCCGGCCACGTGCACATCACCGCCGAGTACGCCGAGCCGGAGCGGCTCCGGGTCGGCCGGCCGGTGCCGGGCGCACTCGAGGAGGGCTTCCTGCTCGGCCGCGACGACCGGGACCTGCCGACCGTGCAGGACCGGCGGGTCGACACCGAGTACAACGGCTGGTGGTCCTGCCTGATCCCGGCGCCGATCGTGCGCGCGATCGGCTACCCGCTGCCGCTGTTCTTCCAGTGGGACGACGTGGAGTACGGCTACCGCGCCCGCGAGCACGGCTACCCCACGGTCTCCCTGCCCGGCGCCGGCGTGTGGCACGCCGACTTCGGGTGGAAGGACTGGGACGAGTGGCACCGTTACTTCAACCAGCGCAACGGCCTGATCACCGCGGCGCTGCGCACCGGGTTCGACCGGCGCACGGTCACCACCACGATCGTCGAGCTGCTGGCCCAGTACCTGGTCGCGATGCAGTACGGCCTGGCCGCGACCCTGCTGACCGCGGTCGAGGACTTCCTGGAGGGCCCGTCGGTCCTCGACGACGGCTCGGCGGCCGCCGCCGCCCGGATCCGCCGGATCCGGGCCGCGTACCCCGAGACGGCGGCCGTGCCGATCTCCGGTGCCGCCCTGGACCCGCGCGAGTCCGTGGTGCACCTGGCCGGGCCGAAGCCGAGCAAGATGGTCCGGACGTGGCTGAAGCGGGCGGTCCTGCAGGCGTCCGGCCGGCTGCCGTTCCGGTCCGGGATGGTGCCCGCCGGCGAGGCGCACTGGTGGCACGTGGCGCTGTTCGAGCGGGCGGTCGTGACCGACATGGCCGAGACCGGCGTCCGGGTCCGGACCCGGGACCGGGAGCATCTGCGCGCGCTCGCCACCCGCGGTGTGCGGACCGTGCGCAGGCTCTACACCGAGGGCCCCGCCGCGGCCCGGACCTGGAAGGCGGCCGAGCCCCGGCTGACCGCCCGGGAGACGTGGACCCGGCTCTACTCCACCCCCTGA